One stretch of Stigmatella aurantiaca DNA includes these proteins:
- a CDS encoding imm11 family protein, giving the protein MSRRFFDLSDDVSAPHRWHLKTPIGSQGRKVHDWDFKRGTAVSVEGRLRIPVEVAGRPLDFSEAGLSIPVVHVKVASLLSELAPDDVQLIPADIEGYPEQYLVLVAMRLIRCIDDKASRILRWTPEDGVPHKVGAYRDVRDLRIDKEKVGNAQVFRPEGWEVALLVSGEIKDALEHMGATGTRFEEV; this is encoded by the coding sequence ATGTCCCGGCGCTTCTTCGATCTCTCCGACGACGTCTCTGCTCCGCACCGCTGGCATCTGAAGACACCCATCGGCAGCCAGGGGCGCAAGGTGCATGACTGGGACTTCAAGCGGGGAACGGCCGTGAGCGTCGAGGGACGGTTGAGAATCCCTGTCGAGGTGGCAGGCAGACCGCTGGACTTCTCCGAGGCGGGATTGAGCATCCCCGTTGTTCACGTCAAGGTGGCGTCCCTGCTGTCGGAGCTGGCCCCCGACGACGTGCAACTCATTCCCGCGGACATCGAAGGGTATCCAGAGCAATACCTCGTCCTCGTGGCCATGCGTCTGATCCGCTGCATCGACGACAAGGCATCCAGAATCCTGCGATGGACGCCGGAGGACGGGGTGCCGCACAAGGTGGGCGCGTACCGGGATGTCCGGGATCTGCGCATCGACAAGGAGAAGGTGGGCAACGCCCAGGTGTTCCGTCCCGAAGGATGGGAGGTTGCCCTGCTCGTCTCCGGCGAGATCAAGGACGCCCTGGAGCACATGGGCGCTACTGGCACGAGGTTCGAGGAAGTCTGA
- a CDS encoding PAS domain-containing sensor histidine kinase has translation MSSRKSQTSIPTIRSDDSPRKSQTGLPSVRSSAVTATVRPEDTPQRLGELPGEAATLADRGEGEALKQLLAARAQEITGATGAVLATLEQGELVGRVATGSLARTVGEKLGLELNPGGAASKARLVWRCDDTEADARVEREACRKLGARALVVASVACGERLLAVLVVVSARAGAFGEAEERGLGLVARGGGTLLAHAEAAKAAAEREAELKTLRALLRRREAELDGVLHSVEGSAYVLSEDSPLRANRAALELLGGEGSPAVPAGRGALLERLQPRAPETQEPVSPDDEPLARALTGTATTRELLVRHAKAGGDVLARIAAVPVRVDGAVVGAVVVQSDVGAERKEQFLTLVERSSECIGITSLSGQPMYLNPAGRELLGFESPEAFRSASVMDTYLAEDRELARTAFKAVRERGSWEGELRLRHRRTGEAIPVRHHLFTLAHRETGRPVALGAVTRDLREQKRAEAVRERLMDIVGNELRAPLSAITMAASTLLRRGTLAEPDTKAAARISQGAERMGRTLGQVLDFTRTYLGAGLVLLRSRVDLDMVTQDVVAAVELEHPDRLVRYVKRGDARGIWDRERLVELLGTLLGYSLRTGPVERPVDVRLLAEGMEVVLEVRREGEPIPPEMLSEMFNPFFYPQSQLVGGDEAAREHLGLGLFITREITRAHGGHMEVRSTAEEGTLFQVYLPRGPVGLR, from the coding sequence ATGTCCTCGCGCAAGTCTCAGACGTCGATCCCCACCATTCGCTCCGATGACTCCCCCCGCAAGTCCCAGACCGGCCTGCCCTCGGTCCGGTCCTCGGCGGTGACCGCCACGGTCCGCCCGGAGGACACGCCGCAGCGCTTGGGCGAACTCCCGGGCGAGGCCGCCACCCTCGCGGACCGCGGTGAGGGCGAGGCCCTCAAGCAACTGCTCGCCGCGCGCGCCCAGGAAATCACCGGCGCCACGGGCGCGGTGCTGGCCACGCTGGAGCAGGGCGAGCTCGTGGGCCGCGTGGCCACCGGGAGCCTGGCCCGCACGGTGGGCGAGAAGCTCGGGCTGGAGCTGAACCCCGGCGGCGCGGCCTCGAAGGCGCGCCTCGTGTGGCGCTGTGACGACACCGAGGCCGACGCGCGCGTGGAGCGCGAGGCCTGCCGCAAGCTCGGCGCCCGGGCCCTGGTGGTAGCCTCCGTGGCGTGCGGCGAGCGGCTGCTCGCGGTGCTCGTGGTGGTGTCCGCCCGGGCCGGGGCCTTCGGCGAGGCCGAGGAGCGGGGGCTCGGGCTCGTGGCGCGCGGCGGCGGCACGCTCCTGGCACACGCGGAGGCGGCCAAGGCCGCGGCCGAGCGCGAGGCCGAGCTGAAGACGCTCCGGGCGCTGCTGCGGCGGCGCGAGGCGGAGCTGGACGGGGTGCTGCACTCGGTGGAGGGCTCCGCCTACGTGCTCTCCGAGGACAGCCCGCTCCGGGCCAACCGCGCGGCGCTGGAGCTGCTCGGCGGCGAGGGCTCGCCGGCGGTGCCCGCTGGGAGGGGCGCGCTGCTCGAGCGGCTGCAGCCCCGGGCGCCGGAGACGCAGGAGCCGGTGTCCCCGGACGACGAGCCGCTGGCGCGGGCGCTCACGGGCACGGCCACCACGCGCGAGCTGCTGGTGCGGCACGCGAAGGCGGGGGGGGACGTGCTGGCGCGCATCGCGGCGGTGCCGGTGCGCGTGGACGGCGCGGTGGTGGGCGCGGTGGTGGTGCAGTCGGACGTGGGGGCCGAGCGCAAGGAGCAGTTCCTCACGCTGGTGGAGCGCTCCTCGGAGTGCATCGGCATCACCTCGCTCTCCGGCCAGCCCATGTACCTGAACCCGGCGGGAAGGGAGCTCCTGGGCTTCGAGAGCCCGGAGGCCTTCCGGAGCGCCTCGGTGATGGACACGTACCTGGCGGAGGACCGGGAGCTGGCGCGCACGGCGTTCAAAGCGGTGCGCGAGCGCGGCAGCTGGGAGGGCGAGCTGCGGCTGCGCCACCGGCGCACGGGCGAGGCCATTCCCGTCCGCCACCACCTCTTCACCCTGGCGCACCGGGAGACGGGCAGGCCCGTGGCGCTGGGCGCGGTGACGCGGGACCTGCGCGAGCAGAAGCGCGCGGAGGCGGTGCGCGAGCGGCTGATGGACATTGTCGGCAACGAGCTGCGGGCGCCGCTGTCGGCCATCACCATGGCGGCCTCCACGCTCTTGCGGCGCGGCACGCTGGCGGAGCCGGACACCAAGGCGGCGGCGCGCATCTCCCAGGGCGCCGAGCGGATGGGGCGCACGCTGGGGCAGGTGCTGGACTTCACGCGCACGTACCTGGGGGCGGGGCTGGTGCTCCTGCGCTCGCGGGTGGACCTGGACATGGTGACGCAGGACGTGGTGGCCGCGGTGGAGCTGGAGCACCCGGACCGGCTGGTGCGCTACGTGAAGCGCGGGGACGCGCGCGGCATCTGGGACCGGGAGCGGCTGGTGGAGCTCCTGGGCACGCTCCTGGGCTACTCGCTGCGCACGGGCCCGGTGGAGCGGCCGGTGGACGTGCGGCTGCTCGCCGAGGGCATGGAGGTGGTGCTGGAGGTGCGGCGCGAGGGCGAGCCCATCCCGCCCGAGATGCTCTCGGAGATGTTCAACCCGTTCTTCTACCCGCAGTCGCAGCTGGTGGGCGGGGACGAGGCGGCGCGCGAGCACCTGGGGCTGGGGCTGTTCATCACCCGGGAAATCACCCGCGCGCACGGGGGCCACATGGAGGTGCGCTCCACGGCGGAGGAGGGCACGCTGTTCCAGGTGTACCTGCCGCGCGGGCCGGTGGGGCTGCGCTGA